AAGTTGAATAGGGCATTATATGGCCTTAAGCAAGCTCCAAAGGCTTGGTATGATGGAATTGATTCATATTTTACTAAGGCTGGTTTTCAAAAAAGTTTATGTGAAGCCATCTTATGTACACTGGAAGTAGTGTCACAATGCTTGAGGAGGTAAAAAATGACATGATGCTTGCTGCACCATTTCCTTGGTATGGGAGTTGTATAAACAAATAAGAGCATCTTCATTCATCAGAAGAAGTATGCAATGAAGCTGTTGGAGAAATTTAGCCAAAAGGATTGTAAGTCTGTGGGAACACCACTTGTAGTAAATGACAGGTTGTGCAAGAATGATGGAAGTGAGGCTACAGATGAGTCTGAGTATAGAAAATTCGTAGGAAGTTTGTTGTACCTTACTGCCACTAGACTAGACATTATGTTTGGTGCTAGTTTCTTGGCAAGATTCATGCATGATCTAACTAAGAAACACATGGGAAGAGCAAAAAGAGTACTAAGATACATTCAAGGTACTTTGGATTTTGGCATTGAATATGTAAAAGGAAAATCAACTCTTCTTATTGGATATTATGACAATGATTAGGTTGGCAGTGAGGATGATATGAGAAGCACATCAGGGTATGCTTTTAATCTGGGCTCAAGTGTGTTTTCTTGGGCTTTAATCAAGTAAAGCACAGTGACACTATCCActgcagaggctgaatatgtgaGTGCAACAGAAGCAACTTCACAAGCCAAGTGGTTGAGGTTTGTTTTAGAAGATTTTGGGGAAGAACATGTTGAACCTACATTGCTAATGTGTGATAACACTTCAACAATAGCAATGGCCATGAATCTAGTGTTTCACCTGAAAACAAGGCACATCAGTAGGAAATTTCACTTCATCAGGGGAACAATTCAAGAGAAGGAAATTGATCTTGTTTACTGTAAATCTGAAGAACAAAATGGCTGATATCTTGACCAAGGCACTACCAAAGGAGAAGTTCAACGACTTCATAGAAGTGTTGGGAGTCAAATCAGCTGTTAGCTTAGAAGGGAATGTTATGCTTAAGCTTTAGCAGCTGCTTTTGATCCAAGTTTCTTATTTCCTTTCAATTTCAAAGTGTTTATTCTTAGTTTGTAATGTAGGGATAAGATAAAAACAAAGCTAATAGGCTAGATGTGTGCCACATGTCATAACaactcacttataagtgagcataagttgtgtgtgtgagtgtgtgtgagttgGATGAGTGAGTGCGCCTCCAACAACTATAACTCACTCTCCATTCCATTCTCTTTGTAAGCATCAATTCAGTTACACCTGAATTGAATCCAAGGAGCTACGACTCCGAGTTTCTTGTACCTCTTTTCTTCCATGCTCTTCGAGCAGAGATTATCATCTTATTGATTTTCTGCTTGAACAAAATTGCTCTGATACCTTTATTACCACACACACAGACCATAAAACACTAACACAGTGGTGCTGGTCTACAGCAGATTACGGGTAGCTCTCGAGTTCTGAGGTTCTGGAGTAGTAGCTGTGCTCGATGGTCGGTGGACGATGTGAGTTCAGGCTGGTGGCTGGCGAGGAATACGATGTCGAGGGTTCGCGTTCAATGACTGAGAAATAGTGGAGCTGAACGACTCCAGTGCGGCTCAGCTTTGGTGGCTCAATTCCaacatggcttcaaacttcaattttaataattttttttattaaaataaatcgAACAATAACAAACCGTAAAAGATTAGGCACCAATCAACCTAACAACGAAGAAGCGGAATAGGGAAGTGACATATAGACAAATTGATATCCAATAGAAGCAGATTAAATCTCGAATGATCAAACCTGTGttgataccaagttgaacaTCGAGTACGTGAAGAACAAGTCGACTATAAACTACgaataaaattttattaattgaaaCAAAAGAGAGTACTACAAGTTTGTCGAGACGGCTACATAACtcataagaccatctccaatggtggcTTATAACCTAAATTTTCCCTTCTCCCCCTCCCCAAATCCACTTCAACCCAAAATCTaaaccaaacctaaaacctaaaacttaaaataaaggCAAATACCGGTCATAAATTTAGCCCACAAATTGAAGTGGGACCTACGGATGAGACTGAAAACTATGCTGTGAAGCCCAAATGCCCAACCATACTTCCTCCATGCGTAGACGCGTAAGCCATTAAGCCGAGGTGGACCCCCACCCACGTGGGTGTGTCCCCCGGCATGTCAGAAAATATATGTAGCCAACGGCTACTTTTCTCCATCGATGGCTGTGGTAATTGgaccgttggttaatccaacggtccacattcaaatgtttatttttagttttatatttatatatttattgaatccaacggcttagatcaaatataatcaaatataacggtaaaaaaaaaaagatctagcggtccaaatttaaatccaatggctaaaataatttaaaaaaaattatttaacttaaaattcaaccaaaaactctataaatacctatgtatttgttcaaacatccacacataactcacttttctcctacaattcttcaaatttttctttctaccatttcttctcatttccaaaattttcaagatggcaaaagagcatgttagaggtcgtaattggacctttgatgaagatattgctttatgtttggcATGGATTTCTATTAGCGAAGATGGTGCCGTCGGCAccaatcaaaatagaaaggttTTGTGGGGTAAAATTGTTGATAAGTTACATGAAAACTCCAATGCCGGTCAAAGGGAAgttggtggtgtttatgatcggGGGAAGATTATCAACAAAGCGTGAATTTTgtggaagggaagcttggagagagccaTGGTTGACATGCCTAGTGGAAGGGGCGCCTCagaaattgtgagtttctttgttgatattttatttgtcatgtacataatagtattttgcaactaattgtttttatgtatttattgcATAGGATGACAAAGCAATggcaatttacaagacaagaactacaccaaaaaaatcaaacttttaagttgcatcatgcttggaacATCCTCAAAGATTGTCCGAGGTGGGGAACCGATGCGAATCAACAATGTGGAAGATTATTTCATAGTGAAGCCCCTTCCCCAAATGATGTCAATGAAGGTGTGAATTTTGCTGACATGAAGGTGTCGAACAAATGAACCCAACTCTTTCTTTTGCAAGGCCCTCGAGTaaagataagcaaaaggaagcaaagagaaaaggaaagtcCCAAGATCCGATACGTGCACAATTTGCTTGTGAAATAGCAAGAATGAATGAAAACCAATGTCGTCAGGAAGAAGAATCAGCCCAAATGCGTTTGACcatgaaggaagaaggggatagGGAGCAATAAAGGttcaaaattaatttgatgATGGAGGACCTCGACAAATACACTCCAGAGAGGAAGAAATACTTACGTGGTAAGCAAAAAGACATTTTACGAAAGAATGCCACaaggagtatatttcaagatgatgattcatctcaagactatcacccaagtccatcaccaagtcaagatggtggatatcattattaagtttatgtagtttatgagttttcgattgtattaagtttatgtggtttattaattgtttttttttttttttaaagtttatgtggtttattacttgtcatttgtattaagtttatgtggtttattaaatgccgtttgtattaagtttatgtggttatcatgattttcatgtattgatttagtaatttttcaaaatttgtcggagtttaaatatttttaggttaaaatgttcataaaattaatttaggatagtctacataattttttttaaaaaaaaaatttatttaaaaaaaaattagccttaattcattctttgataatctcgggctaaaattttagaccagaagggttggagtagaaaagctgtttctgggttaaaacctaaattttatgggctaaatatttttaggttttaggtcaccattggagatggtctaagactatattgtgactaacttattgaaatatatatatataaagtgagagcCCTAGTTTGGTGAAACTTTCCAAAATGCCAAAAATGTTCATTTGTTTCCTTCacaatcaaaacccaaaaatttcaaaaaaaaaggacaaactGGTAAAAAACAATATCTCAACAAAAAACtgtattggaaaaaaaaataaataaaagaaaaagaaaaaagaaaatggaattTCAAACCTGATCAAGGACGTAGTGGGAAAGTGATTGCTAATTgatcttcataaaaaaaaaagaaaaaaaaagtagataAATACATAAGGTGAGAGATACACTTAAAAAGaaccaataaaaaaatgaaaaatgaaataaaattggaAACAAACGTGGGATTGTGGAAGATACTACAGTTTTCAAACTGCCTTCAgtaattgaataaaaaataaaaaagaaacctAATACGTTTACAGTTAGAACTGCTATTCTGTAGTTGAAGGCTTGAACCGTGTAATGGGAGCAGTTTTGTGGAACGCAAATGTGCATGAAAATAAAAGCAAACGTGGGATATGAAGCAGTTTTGAGGGAGGAGAtgtaaataaaacacaaactaatttcaaatttttcagATTCTGACTCAGTCGCTCAGATATTTCCTTCCacccttttcttccttttgtctTCTTTGGCTTTTAATTTCTATCTCCATTGTTATCCTGCGTTTTAATTTCAAATTCTGGGATAGTTTCTATCAAATATCAATCCAAGTGCATTGTAGGAAGGCGGAGCATCATATGGCCAGTTTTAAAGGTAACGTCCCGGAATCTATTGctgaatttatatttttcttatgggCTGTGATGTGATTTTGTTCATATTTTATGCAATTGATCACTAGGAATTTGAAGACGAAGAGACGGGGAAGAATTGGTACTCTTGGTACTCTATTCCCGAaagtttttggaattttttattttggcaaAACCGAAACTCAGAAGTTTCTCTTTATTGTCATTACGGGACCTTAATAATTTGCCCCTTTTCTTTGAATATGTTTGTTAGTCTTGATCAGAATTGAACATATTAATTATACATGCTATGCAATTTTAATTGATAAAGAGAAGAatgatttcttttgttttctgttaCACCATATGTTCAACAACAATGATGTAGCCGGGTTTGCTATACaaatatgttttattttttttggaaagttacaaatatgttttctttggtaCACCGTAGGTTCAAAcatgaagaaaaggaaaagtgaGAATAGCGGAATAGGTGGCTTTTTGCTTTTGAGTTTTTTAACTTCTTCCTTTGAAATCTTCATTgtgcattttttaaattttggtcaGAATGTGAGTTTCAATTTTGATTATCTTAATGTGCTATATGTGGGCTAtggtaatttaaaaaatgatttgttttCATTCTCATGATATTTACAAGATTacccacaaaaaaaatgaagaatgaaCTACCTATTGATAAGATCCCAAACAGACGTGTCTCTATTTTTACACTTGGCTGGGAGATATCTGTCGGAGTAAAAACTACTGATTTAAGCCAACTGATTCTCAAAGAgtggaaaaagaagaaacatgagCAATATGTATCCTAAACTCTTTATTAAATTTGTTACAAGAAATCTAACATTATATATAACTTTAATATATAAATGGCACATGAAAAAGGTTGTGGAAGAATTAAAACCTTCAACAACTCCTCACATCATACAAATTTGGAATAAAGTCCAACAAATTAGATACAATACCTTTTCTtacctatttatttttaatggcATTCTCTATTCTACAAATTAATTATcacaaattataaaataaaataaaaatttatgggTGCAGAAAAAAGATTAATAGCGACCAAACAACTTTTCTAAATACGgtatgacacaccctgaccaagatcgaggcatgctggccgtcaagtgagggtgacgtagccatgtgcatagtgcggaagcgataaggataagaaatatacgaataaataaaaaccgaaagctactaatgtgcactaataagcaggaagtgctaggagtgagacacaagtgtaaatacacataatcagagcatagaaagtctaggtgcagtccagtaggacaagtactagttatacagtaccagaatATGTCCtactaatttttattatgtcagaaccgccgagaTCCTCaatgccaccaacaacaagtttacctaaaacctggaaggatgcaaaacagaaagtgtgtgggcaaaaacaaatgttttgagAACACATTTAACTTTCAAAAGCTCTAACCCCTCGTcataaaacatgtatactttttcccagaaatagaatataaacatatatatatatatatatatatatctatatatatcaattcaaatcatacacatattcataatcataagtatgccatgtcaaGATATTAATAggataagtaactcaggtgaaaataaattcatagaaaataatacattagccggaacccctgcagaagtctgtacggctgaattcatagctcattagacAATCTAGCTGGAGTTACTacaaatgacctatacggcactacactgcacacgagtcggaaccactgtaatggtctgtacgacaggactaggtgtaatatagttatgctcagtGCTACtctctcatgatagctgtgcgataaatggctagtcacctacgagttggaaccacgtataatggtatgtacgacaagactgtgcacctaaactggatccaatgtgagcatatggtgcgggaggtgacattatatacaggcctgcgccatatctctggctaatcactaacaccggggtgcaggtttatgagttctatgcttctcaattaatcataaccgttattcacattcacagttcataaactcacctgggcttacctgagcgtccatagcaccaaaattatatatatatatatatatatttatatattaatcaagtatataagtatatactaaaaaccaaaagcccactcactggtatgtcgaagggtcgtagcccctgagTTGGCCTTGACTGCGCTTGTCCTCAGGATAAGTCTCCCATatataactataaaaacgttaatttaaagcacataaccaatactagctaataacttctcatacatttctCAAAtgaggtatataaatataccatcgtgatctacacaactccaAGAACatccccaaaattttaaaataattttccaACTGCCCACGCACCGGCAAGGGCACGGCAACACGCGCGGCCACGCACATGGATCCTAACGGAATCCCCTaaccccgttaggaatattccgttaaaaagtaACGAaagccgttaggaatattctgtcaaagttgacggaatattctgtcatCCCCTACCTTCGAACTCCAGCGACCGTCGCCGTTGCCAGAAACtgtaaaattttcaaaccttcatttctcatccgtttctcaaccaaatttcacaaattataaaccaaaatgaagcttaagatAAGTAGAACAAACCCTTACCAGTTTTAGGACCTAAAACTCACGGGATCTTGCTGGCAAAATCcacgataatccggccaaactTAAAACTCGCCAATCTCCAATTCCTGACGTCCAAATCGCTTGGTTTTTCTTATCCTAACTTTGTGAGGATGATTCAAAGCTCCCTATGTCCttaaaaactcctaaaaacCTCACATTAATTAGTGCATGAACATTGCATGAAATCTGGGTTTATGGTTTCTCAGGATTTTAAGGGTTTCAAGATTTAAAAATGGCATATATGAACTCAGGGAATTGCAAGGAGTTCGAATCTCACCTTCTTGATGTCGATCCGTGCGTGAAATGTGAGTTTGACATTCGTCCATACGTTTTGTACGGAAATGGTAGGAAGGccgagagaaggagagagatagCACGGGgtgttttttgtgtgtgtgtgtccttACTTGGTCATCCACCAAAACAACCAAAAGTTTAATTTTTACTTGagtccaaaacttaggaactcaACATAATAGTCTACATCCCAAAAGCATGTCACACACATCACAATCTTAACATCCAAGGGTAAAATTATCATTTCACAACGTCGAAACtaaatatttcgggacgggctgtgacaatctacccaccttataaaatttcgtcctcgaaattaaACATAACAAATACATCCACTAATAGTCATAAAACAAGCGTTGATACATCTTTCTCATCTgatcctctgtctcccaagtagcttcttctactGAGTGATTTCTCCACAAAACTTTCACCAAATGCACTGTTTTATTCCTCAGctccttatccttccaatccaataTAGTCACTGGCTTCTCATCATAAGTTAAATCCAGATTAATTTctaaaggttgaggaggaatcacatgagaaggatctgagacataatgtcgaagcatcgaaacatgaaacacatcatGAACTTTGGACAACTCtagaggcaactcaagcctgtaagcaaccttACTGACTTgctcggtgatcatatatgatccaatgtacctaggactcagcTTGCCTTTCTTTTCGAACCGCACAACACCTTTCCatggtgatagcttcagaaatacccaatcacct
Above is a window of Malus sylvestris chromosome 15, drMalSylv7.2, whole genome shotgun sequence DNA encoding:
- the LOC126605465 gene encoding uncharacterized protein LOC126605465 — protein: MKNELPIDKIPNRRVSIFTLGWEISVGVKTTDLSQLILKEWKKKKHEQWHMKKVVEELKPSTTPHIIQIWNKVQQIRKKINSDQTTFLNTFYKHHTHLKVQRLKYKIKYSKSNWSKSITMGKLSKLKINHENLKHQVQANGWQA